In the Flavobacterium sp. J372 genome, one interval contains:
- a CDS encoding glycosyltransferase, with the protein MQSTSVEKEKINTKGTQKQDVYDMIVFCHLRWDFVYQRPQHVISRMAKNYKILFVEEPWHRPEEQGSRLNKISDMLHVLQPNTTNIDGIGAIIKEYADVNSDMIGWFYSPSFVPLLSHFNFSTIIYDCMDELSLFKGAPAELIDHEQYLIANADIVFTGGKSLYESKARLHDNVHCFPSSVDRAHFAKALNGIAVPEDIASVKSPIVGYCGVIDERINMELLNEAAGRMPEVAFVMIGPLAKIGEHDLPRRENIHYLGMKDYIELPAYIKAFKLAMMPFALNDATKYISPTKTLEYMAAHKPIISTAITDVVRDYAHCVSIVHNADDFENAVTAALGIEANVMMNGDYERILDQTSWDNTVAKMQSHIKAIAE; encoded by the coding sequence ATGCAAAGCACTTCAGTAGAAAAAGAAAAAATCAATACCAAAGGAACACAGAAACAAGATGTATATGACATGATTGTTTTTTGCCATTTGCGATGGGATTTTGTATATCAGCGTCCGCAACATGTAATAAGCAGGATGGCCAAAAATTACAAGATCTTATTTGTAGAAGAGCCATGGCACAGGCCTGAAGAACAAGGCAGCAGGCTCAATAAAATATCAGATATGCTGCATGTGCTGCAGCCAAACACTACTAATATAGATGGTATTGGTGCAATCATAAAGGAGTATGCAGATGTTAATTCAGATATGATAGGATGGTTCTATTCCCCATCATTTGTGCCGTTGCTCTCCCATTTCAATTTCAGCACTATTATCTATGACTGTATGGACGAGCTGTCATTATTTAAGGGTGCTCCGGCAGAGCTGATAGATCATGAACAGTATCTTATAGCCAATGCAGATATTGTATTTACAGGCGGTAAATCACTGTACGAATCTAAAGCCAGGCTTCATGATAACGTGCATTGTTTCCCAAGCTCTGTTGACCGTGCCCATTTTGCTAAAGCTTTGAATGGTATTGCTGTGCCTGAAGATATTGCGTCTGTAAAATCACCGATTGTGGGCTATTGCGGCGTAATTGATGAGCGCATAAACATGGAGCTGTTAAATGAAGCAGCAGGTAGAATGCCTGAAGTTGCATTTGTTATGATAGGGCCTTTGGCGAAGATTGGCGAACACGACCTGCCAAGAAGGGAAAATATACATTACCTGGGCATGAAAGATTATATAGAGCTACCGGCATACATAAAGGCCTTTAAGCTTGCCATGATGCCATTTGCGCTTAACGATGCCACAAAGTATATAAGCCCAACCAAAACACTTGAATACATGGCTGCACATAAACCAATCATATCTACCGCTATTACAGATGTTGTTCGTGATTATGCGCACTGTGTAAGCATAGTGCATAATGCTGATGATTTTGAAAACGCTGTTACTGCGGCGCTGGGTATAGAAGCGAATGTAATGATGAATGGTGATTATGAACGCATTCTTGACCAAACGTCTTGGGATAATACCGTGGCAAAAATGCAGTCTCACATTAAAGCTATTGCCGAATGA
- a CDS encoding response regulator, translating into MYPDKLHIVLAEDDQDDRLLFERVFNHVRINHTLKMCDDGQELMEYLRTTDEKPHIIFLDLNMPKKSGLECLAEIRKDERLRDITIAIYSTSSVAATIEQAFILGSNVYIKKPNEFDDLKKILTEVIYINWQYITDGLNKENFMVNY; encoded by the coding sequence ATGTATCCCGATAAACTTCATATTGTCCTGGCCGAAGACGACCAGGATGACCGCCTGTTATTTGAACGTGTGTTTAACCATGTGCGTATTAACCACACATTGAAAATGTGTGACGATGGGCAGGAGCTTATGGAGTACCTGCGCACTACTGATGAAAAGCCCCATATCATATTTCTTGACCTTAACATGCCCAAGAAATCTGGACTTGAATGCCTTGCCGAGATACGAAAGGATGAACGGCTGCGGGATATTACTATTGCTATTTATTCAACTTCATCGGTTGCTGCAACCATTGAGCAGGCATTTATACTCGGCTCAAATGTGTATATCAAAAAACCTAATGAGTTTGATGATCTTAAGAAAATCCTCACGGAAGTGATTTATATTAACTGGCAGTATATTACTGACGGGTTAAATAAGGAAAATTTTATGGTTAACTATTAA
- the kduI gene encoding 5-dehydro-4-deoxy-D-glucuronate isomerase → MTNFEFRYASNPKDAAKYDTNELREQFLIEKLFVENQVNLTYSMYDRYIVGGAMPVGKPVKLETIPYLKSENFLDRREMGIINVGGEGEISVDGEIFTLQKKEALYIGMGAKEVLFSSTGSDPAMFYINSAPAHKNFPNKKVTKDNAEIVHLGEEKFANKRIINKLIVNSVVPTCQLQMGLTELLSGSVWNTMPAHTHNRRMEAYFYFDLESPQTICHFMGEPDNTRHIFMQNHQAVLSPEWSIHSGAGTSNYSFIWGMAGENLDYGDMDIVAPNELK, encoded by the coding sequence ATGACAAATTTTGAATTCAGGTATGCATCAAACCCGAAAGATGCTGCAAAATATGACACTAATGAGCTAAGGGAACAATTTTTAATTGAAAAGCTCTTTGTTGAGAATCAGGTAAACCTTACATACTCTATGTATGACAGGTATATTGTGGGCGGTGCAATGCCCGTAGGAAAACCTGTAAAACTGGAAACCATACCATACTTAAAGTCGGAGAATTTTCTTGACAGGAGGGAAATGGGGATAATAAATGTTGGTGGCGAAGGAGAGATTAGTGTAGATGGTGAAATATTTACCCTTCAAAAGAAAGAAGCTCTTTATATAGGTATGGGAGCAAAAGAGGTACTATTTTCAAGCACAGGCAGTGATCCGGCAATGTTTTATATAAACTCTGCCCCGGCACATAAAAACTTCCCGAATAAGAAAGTGACAAAGGATAATGCAGAGATTGTGCATCTTGGTGAAGAGAAGTTTGCTAACAAAAGGATTATCAATAAACTGATTGTTAACAGTGTTGTGCCTACCTGCCAGCTACAAATGGGGCTTACAGAACTGCTTTCTGGCAGTGTATGGAATACTATGCCGGCACACACGCATAACCGCCGTATGGAGGCTTATTTTTACTTTGACCTTGAATCTCCGCAAACCATCTGCCATTTTATGGGAGAGCCTGATAATACAAGACATATCTTCATGCAAAACCATCAGGCGGTGCTGTCTCCGGAGTGGTCTATCCATTCCGGGGCAGGTACGTCAAATTATTCTTTTATATGGGGTATGGCTGGCGAAAACCTTGATTATGGCGATATGGATATTGTTGCACCAAACGAATTGAAGTAA
- the glf gene encoding UDP-galactopyranose mutase: protein MRNADIVIIGAGISGAVLAERYANAGKKVLVIEKRNHIAGNCYDYTDENGILVSKYGAHLFHTNYEDVWQYVNSFSEWYNWEHKVLAKVDGQLVPIPVNITTVNKLFGLAINTEEEMSAWLKNNSPEIENPANGEEAALAKVGPVLYEKMFKHYTKKQWDKYPAELDASVLNRIPVRTNHDDRYFSDKYQALPKRGYTELFRNMLKHPNIEVMLNVDYFDISDEIGGYEKLFYTGPIDRFFDFKHGLEDKLEYRSINFVSETLDQPFFQENSVVNYPGEDVDFTRIIEYKHFGYQKSEKTTVVREYTTDEGEPYYPVPNTKNQEIYERYKAEADKLLDVYFVGRLANYKYFNMDQAFKNALDLFASLEQESTITNVLSKAV, encoded by the coding sequence ATGAGAAATGCAGATATAGTTATTATAGGCGCCGGTATTTCGGGTGCTGTGCTTGCAGAACGTTATGCTAACGCAGGGAAAAAAGTGCTTGTAATTGAAAAACGGAATCATATTGCCGGTAATTGCTATGATTATACAGATGAAAACGGAATACTTGTATCAAAATACGGCGCGCACCTTTTCCATACCAATTATGAAGATGTATGGCAGTATGTGAACAGTTTTTCAGAGTGGTACAACTGGGAACATAAGGTACTGGCAAAAGTTGATGGCCAGCTTGTGCCTATCCCGGTAAACATAACCACTGTTAATAAGCTTTTCGGATTAGCCATTAATACTGAAGAAGAAATGTCGGCGTGGCTTAAAAACAATAGTCCGGAAATTGAAAATCCGGCTAATGGCGAGGAGGCTGCCCTGGCAAAGGTAGGCCCTGTGCTGTATGAAAAGATGTTTAAGCACTACACTAAAAAGCAATGGGACAAATATCCTGCTGAGCTTGATGCTTCTGTGCTAAACCGTATCCCAGTTAGAACCAATCATGATGACCGTTATTTCTCAGATAAATACCAGGCGCTGCCAAAAAGGGGGTATACGGAATTATTCCGGAATATGCTTAAGCACCCGAATATTGAGGTAATGCTTAATGTAGATTATTTTGATATAAGTGATGAGATTGGCGGATATGAAAAACTTTTCTATACCGGCCCGATTGACAGGTTTTTTGATTTTAAGCATGGCCTTGAGGATAAGCTGGAATACCGCTCAATAAATTTTGTTTCAGAAACTTTAGACCAGCCTTTCTTCCAGGAAAATTCTGTAGTTAACTATCCGGGTGAAGATGTTGATTTTACCCGTATTATTGAATATAAGCATTTTGGTTACCAAAAGTCAGAAAAGACAACTGTAGTTCGAGAGTATACTACAGATGAGGGTGAGCCATATTACCCTGTACCAAATACAAAAAATCAGGAAATTTATGAGCGCTACAAAGCAGAGGCTGATAAGCTTTTAGATGTTTACTTTGTAGGTAGGCTCGCCAATTATAAATACTTTAATATGGACCAGGCCTTTAAAAATGCCCTTGACCTTTTTGCCTCACTTGAGCAGGAAAGTACTATAACAAACGTTTTATCTAAAGCTGTATGA
- a CDS encoding CheR family methyltransferase: protein MAPKSSDINFPVVGVGASAGGLDAFKKLVRNIPANSGMAYVLVQHLAPDHDSLLSEILSRETTVPVLEIIDDINIHPNHIYVIPENKMLTVYDGKLKLGPRESIKPNMAIDVFFNSLAEVHKGFARGVLLSGTGFDGTRGLQTIKEGGGSTFVQNPESAAYDIMPLSAIRASAADFILEAEEIPEKLQHVDNAYESSNAYEDDDDAIAKIDDDFYKHIIRLLKLKTGNDFAHYKQPTIRRRIARRMVITKKEEPETYLAYLKSNKDEQDALFNDVLIPVSYFFRDSKIFSMLCETAFPRILKEKKPNGSIRVWIAGCSTGQEAYSIAISLHEFLADKMPEIKVQIFASDISENVIARARAGVYSKQEVQNISETRLKNYFTKIENAYHINKDIRDMCIFAVHNFVKDPPFAKMDIISCRNVLIYLDPFLQKKTLDTFHYSLMPNGILFLGKSETAGNVINLFEPLVKNQKIYARKDSTDNYKPAAYERMNASPAYKQAETRKKPFEPDFHKQANELLFTKYTPAGVIINQNKEIIHFHGDTSPFLVQPPGKPNFNIFKMLRDGLAFELRTALLKVKANHESITKENLELKGLDYLVNLEIIPLENKNEEGHLLVLFHKVLRPSEDKPSVKQRKSAQTERIRQLEAEIEQMREDIRRVTEDQEVANEELQSANEELLSNSEELQTLNEELETSAEELQSNNEELISVNDELMDRQEQLTMARMYAEAIIQTIREPLVILNKELRIKSANASFYNHFKTTEQDTEGKLIFDLAKGHWQISELKNELLKALNDKAVTEGLEIKIQFPDLGERTMLLNIRPILNDSLGEQLILLAIEDITDIRAANNMLLYNNRELLESNKELLAFSYIASHDLQEPLRKIHTFTKMISNDPKTSLSGESATFLDRIMVSVRRMQLLTDDLLNYAQISNSNDDEVENTDLNSLVNDVLEDLKDTVQSVNAEIKVSELPVVKVIPLLMRQLFINLIGNAIKYRKADGQPIVNISFSVADKSEIADLGVDPETRYYRIKIADNGIGFPQEQSQRIFEAFQRLHGKDKYEGTGIGLAICKKIALRHDGFITAESNPGSGATFNLFLPL from the coding sequence ATGGCTCCAAAAAGCTCTGATATAAATTTCCCCGTTGTTGGTGTCGGGGCATCTGCCGGCGGGCTCGATGCTTTTAAAAAACTTGTACGCAATATCCCTGCAAACTCCGGGATGGCCTATGTTCTGGTACAACACCTCGCGCCCGACCATGATAGCCTGCTGTCGGAGATACTTTCGCGCGAAACAACAGTGCCTGTACTTGAAATTATTGATGATATCAATATACACCCAAACCATATCTATGTAATACCTGAAAATAAGATGCTTACGGTTTATGATGGTAAGCTTAAACTCGGGCCGCGCGAAAGCATAAAGCCTAATATGGCTATTGATGTTTTCTTTAACTCATTGGCTGAAGTGCACAAAGGCTTTGCAAGGGGTGTACTGCTATCAGGTACAGGTTTTGATGGTACCAGAGGACTGCAGACCATAAAAGAAGGCGGCGGTTCTACCTTTGTACAAAATCCTGAATCTGCCGCTTATGACATTATGCCGCTAAGCGCCATACGGGCAAGTGCGGCAGACTTTATACTTGAGGCTGAAGAAATACCCGAGAAGCTGCAACATGTTGACAATGCATATGAAAGCAGCAATGCCTACGAAGATGATGATGATGCAATTGCAAAAATAGACGATGACTTTTATAAGCATATCATCAGGCTTTTGAAATTAAAGACCGGAAATGATTTTGCACACTATAAGCAGCCTACCATACGCAGGAGGATTGCACGTAGGATGGTGATAACAAAAAAAGAAGAGCCTGAAACCTATTTGGCGTACCTTAAAAGCAATAAAGATGAGCAGGATGCCCTGTTTAATGATGTGCTTATTCCTGTAAGCTATTTCTTCAGGGATTCAAAGATCTTCAGCATGCTGTGCGAAACGGCTTTCCCACGGATTTTAAAAGAGAAAAAACCCAATGGCAGCATACGGGTATGGATAGCGGGCTGCTCTACAGGCCAGGAAGCATATTCTATAGCAATAAGCCTTCATGAATTCCTTGCCGATAAAATGCCTGAAATCAAGGTACAGATATTTGCTTCTGATATTTCGGAAAATGTTATAGCCAGGGCAAGGGCCGGCGTTTACAGCAAGCAGGAAGTGCAGAACATTTCTGAAACAAGGCTTAAAAATTACTTTACAAAGATTGAAAATGCCTACCATATAAATAAAGACATCAGGGACATGTGCATATTTGCCGTGCATAATTTTGTAAAAGACCCGCCTTTTGCTAAAATGGATATTATCTCGTGCAGGAACGTGCTTATTTACCTTGACCCTTTCCTACAAAAGAAAACCCTTGATACGTTTCATTATTCGCTTATGCCCAATGGAATACTGTTTCTTGGCAAATCAGAAACCGCAGGAAACGTCATCAATTTGTTTGAGCCTTTGGTAAAGAACCAAAAGATTTATGCCCGTAAAGATTCGACAGATAATTACAAACCTGCAGCTTACGAACGTATGAATGCCTCACCTGCTTATAAACAGGCAGAAACACGGAAAAAACCTTTCGAGCCCGATTTCCATAAACAGGCTAATGAACTGCTATTTACTAAATATACTCCTGCAGGGGTTATTATAAACCAGAATAAAGAGATCATACATTTTCACGGGGATACAAGCCCTTTTTTGGTACAGCCGCCTGGCAAACCCAATTTTAATATATTCAAGATGCTGCGCGACGGGCTCGCGTTTGAACTGCGCACCGCATTGCTAAAAGTAAAGGCTAACCATGAAAGCATTACAAAAGAGAACCTTGAGCTGAAAGGCCTTGATTATCTGGTAAATCTTGAAATAATTCCGCTTGAAAATAAAAATGAGGAAGGCCATTTGCTGGTGCTTTTTCATAAGGTTCTGCGCCCGTCTGAAGACAAACCTTCTGTAAAACAGCGGAAAAGCGCCCAGACAGAACGTATCAGGCAGCTTGAAGCAGAAATTGAGCAGATGCGCGAAGACATCCGCAGGGTTACCGAAGACCAGGAAGTGGCCAATGAGGAACTGCAAAGCGCTAATGAAGAGCTTTTAAGCAACAGTGAAGAACTGCAGACCCTTAATGAGGAGCTGGAAACATCTGCCGAGGAACTGCAGTCTAACAATGAAGAGCTTATATCTGTGAACGATGAGCTTATGGACAGGCAGGAGCAGCTTACTATGGCAAGAATGTATGCCGAAGCTATTATACAGACCATAAGGGAACCATTGGTGATACTGAATAAGGAGCTGCGTATAAAAAGCGCTAATGCCTCTTTTTACAACCATTTTAAAACTACAGAGCAGGACACCGAAGGCAAGCTTATTTTTGACCTTGCAAAAGGCCACTGGCAGATAAGCGAGCTGAAAAACGAACTTTTAAAAGCTTTAAATGACAAAGCGGTAACCGAAGGCCTTGAAATAAAAATACAATTTCCTGACCTGGGCGAACGTACGATGCTGCTGAACATAAGGCCAATACTTAATGACAGCCTGGGAGAGCAGTTGATATTACTTGCCATTGAAGACATAACAGACATACGGGCAGCAAACAATATGCTGCTTTACAATAACCGCGAACTGCTGGAAAGCAATAAAGAACTATTGGCTTTCAGCTATATTGCCAGCCATGATTTGCAGGAACCTTTACGCAAGATACATACGTTTACAAAAATGATTTCTAACGACCCAAAAACGTCGCTGTCGGGAGAATCTGCTACTTTTCTGGATCGCATAATGGTTTCTGTACGCCGCATGCAGCTGCTTACCGATGACCTGCTTAATTATGCGCAAATCAGCAATTCTAATGATGATGAGGTTGAAAATACCGACCTGAACTCGCTGGTAAATGATGTACTGGAAGATCTTAAGGATACTGTACAATCTGTAAATGCAGAGATAAAAGTTTCAGAATTGCCTGTTGTTAAGGTAATCCCTTTACTTATGAGGCAGCTGTTTATAAACCTTATAGGCAATGCAATTAAATACCGTAAAGCTGATGGCCAACCGATTGTAAACATATCATTTTCGGTGGCTGATAAGAGCGAAATTGCGGACTTGGGCGTTGACCCCGAAACCCGATATTACAGGATAAAAATTGCCGACAATGGTATAGGTTTTCCGCAGGAGCAGTCACAGCGTATATTTGAAGCGTTCCAGCGCCTTCACGGCAAAGATAAATATGAAGGTACAGGTATTGGCCTTGCCATATGCAAAAAAATAGCCTTGAGACATGACGGCTTTATAACGGCAGAAAGCAACCCGGGCAGCGGGGCCACTTTTAATCTTTTTCTGCCTCTTTAG
- a CDS encoding T9SS-dependent choice-of-anchor J family protein — MTKITITLAALFMSCLGFAQVGIVQDFPTASTPAGWSTDVGSVTTTQACESAAFRANLYYFFDWGFGIDEAELVSPAQQSNGADLVITFDYKIVDYSAATNPTDPFDGAITTQISLDGGDTWSIDAGIIDSSTHTPTDACTTITYTVPGASVPTGSSVKVRWYLTYGTEGDYYIYLDNISAVQVSTTPPPCASLTTPAEGAENVLSPIITWTNPGGSPTGYRLTVGTTPTGTDVLNNFDAGDVTTYNLNTLIPGATYYVTVVPYNAFGPATGCTASSFTACGALTVPTLEEFETASPDCWARGTGGDVNSGPENFAETNSWFADGFANDGSTGAVKVNVYTTDKNDWLISPAITIPATGYELKFDAAATQWNTTTAPTTPWENDDFIQVLVQPANSADWTEVLLFNSNNLPPAGGSAYIASLNAYAGQNIKIAYRAVEGADNGDADIDFFIDNFEIREIPTIAPGCATNLAVEVDPSCGNSPNTISWDAAAGADGYLLSIGTTSGGTDVVNAVNVGTVTSYQFTGNFNTIYYVTLVPFNGAGSATGCSSVQFDTNPVGCFCESVPTSVDGNGITEVAIGNDFYYNYDAETYIDNSSAPFTAAPGSDVVISMTFDTAGDGSTSYDYDTHIWVDFNNNKNFEESELVYSGLSEVESPTILDAMFTIPASTPQGEYGMRIGAADSGQATPDPCYSGSWGVTMDFVLVVDQTAGIGDLASGSLKVYPNPVKDMLTLTNTSEITDVKVYNMIGQLVISKKLNASEAQISMAGLNAGAYIVNITSGDAVKSVKVIKE, encoded by the coding sequence ATGACTAAAATTACAATTACTTTGGCGGCATTATTTATGTCCTGCCTTGGTTTTGCACAAGTAGGTATTGTGCAGGACTTTCCAACAGCAAGTACACCGGCGGGGTGGTCTACTGATGTTGGATCTGTAACTACAACACAAGCGTGTGAAAGCGCTGCATTCAGGGCAAACTTGTATTATTTCTTTGATTGGGGCTTTGGTATAGATGAAGCAGAACTTGTGTCTCCTGCACAACAATCAAACGGTGCTGACCTTGTTATCACTTTTGATTACAAGATTGTTGACTATAGCGCAGCTACAAACCCAACCGACCCTTTTGATGGTGCAATAACTACACAAATATCTCTTGATGGGGGCGATACATGGTCTATAGATGCAGGTATTATTGATAGTAGTACCCATACCCCTACTGATGCCTGTACTACAATTACCTATACAGTTCCCGGTGCTTCAGTTCCTACCGGGTCAAGCGTAAAGGTAAGGTGGTATTTAACCTACGGTACTGAAGGTGATTACTACATATACCTTGATAATATAAGTGCTGTACAGGTTTCTACTACTCCACCGCCATGTGCATCTTTAACAACACCTGCAGAAGGAGCTGAAAATGTATTGTCTCCAATTATTACATGGACAAACCCGGGCGGGTCACCAACAGGTTATAGGCTAACTGTGGGTACTACACCAACAGGTACAGATGTCCTTAATAATTTTGATGCTGGTGATGTTACTACTTATAATTTGAACACACTGATACCTGGAGCTACATATTATGTAACTGTAGTTCCTTACAATGCTTTTGGCCCTGCTACAGGCTGTACGGCTTCATCATTTACTGCTTGCGGCGCCCTGACTGTGCCTACCCTGGAAGAATTTGAAACAGCCAGCCCTGATTGCTGGGCAAGAGGCACAGGAGGAGATGTTAATAGTGGCCCTGAAAATTTTGCTGAAACTAATAGCTGGTTTGCAGACGGATTTGCTAACGACGGTTCTACAGGTGCTGTAAAAGTAAATGTTTACACTACTGATAAAAATGATTGGCTTATATCACCAGCTATCACTATTCCTGCAACAGGATATGAATTGAAATTTGATGCTGCAGCTACGCAGTGGAATACAACTACAGCGCCTACTACCCCTTGGGAAAATGATGATTTCATTCAGGTGCTTGTACAACCTGCCAATTCTGCAGACTGGACAGAAGTGCTGCTTTTTAACAGCAATAACTTACCTCCTGCAGGAGGATCTGCTTATATTGCAAGCTTAAATGCTTATGCAGGGCAAAATATCAAAATTGCTTATCGCGCCGTTGAAGGTGCTGATAATGGTGACGCTGATATTGATTTCTTCATCGATAATTTTGAAATACGCGAAATACCAACAATAGCACCGGGATGTGCTACAAACCTTGCTGTGGAAGTTGACCCTTCTTGCGGAAACTCTCCAAACACCATATCATGGGACGCTGCTGCAGGCGCTGATGGATACCTGCTATCAATCGGTACTACTTCAGGTGGAACAGATGTGGTTAACGCAGTGAATGTTGGTACTGTAACCTCATACCAGTTTACGGGTAATTTCAATACTATTTATTATGTAACCCTTGTACCTTTTAATGGCGCAGGTAGTGCTACAGGATGTTCATCTGTACAATTTGACACAAACCCTGTAGGTTGTTTCTGCGAATCAGTTCCAACATCAGTTGATGGAAATGGTATTACTGAAGTAGCAATAGGTAATGATTTTTATTACAATTATGACGCTGAAACCTATATTGATAACAGCTCTGCACCTTTCACTGCAGCACCAGGATCTGATGTTGTTATATCTATGACTTTTGATACTGCAGGCGATGGTTCTACTTCTTATGATTATGACACACACATTTGGGTAGACTTCAATAATAACAAAAACTTTGAAGAATCTGAACTTGTATATTCGGGACTTTCAGAAGTTGAATCACCTACTATACTTGACGCTATGTTTACCATACCTGCATCTACTCCGCAGGGAGAATATGGTATGAGGATTGGCGCAGCTGACTCAGGACAGGCAACACCTGACCCTTGCTATAGCGGATCATGGGGTGTAACAATGGACTTTGTTTTGGTTGTAGACCAGACAGCCGGTATAGGTGACCTTGCTTCAGGATCACTTAAAGTTTACCCTAACCCGGTGAAAGATATGCTGACTTTAACTAACACATCTGAAATTACAGACGTTAAAGTTTACAACATGATTGGCCAGTTGGTTATATCTAAAAAATTGAATGCTTCTGAAGCTCAAATCAGTATGGCAGGCCTAAACGCAGGTGCTTATATTGTAAACATAACTTCAGGAGATGCTGTTAAATCAGTTAAAGTGATTAAAGAGTAA
- a CDS encoding response regulator, which produces MSKAGEIIIVEDDADDRSFFETVVRELSVSNELVWFDNTDEAYNYLMETTKSIFIIFSDVNLPGRNGLEFKLKIDTTPKLRKKSIPFVFYSTQVNQRDVNDAYINMTVQGFFKKGSDHEESKTLLKTIFDYWRLSKHPNTQ; this is translated from the coding sequence ATGAGCAAGGCCGGAGAAATTATAATAGTGGAAGATGATGCCGATGACCGCAGTTTTTTTGAAACTGTTGTTCGCGAGCTAAGTGTCAGCAATGAACTGGTGTGGTTTGACAATACTGATGAGGCTTACAACTACCTCATGGAAACTACAAAGTCTATCTTTATCATTTTTTCTGATGTTAACCTTCCGGGCAGGAATGGACTTGAATTCAAGCTAAAGATTGATACTACCCCAAAACTTCGTAAAAAGAGTATACCATTCGTTTTTTATTCCACACAGGTTAACCAGCGTGATGTAAATGACGCTTACATAAATATGACCGTGCAGGGATTTTTCAAAAAAGGCAGCGACCACGAAGAAAGCAAAACATTACTAAAAACTATTTTTGATTACTGGAGGCTGTCTAAGCATCCTAATACACAATAA
- a CDS encoding AraC family transcriptional regulator: MNLYLKYNFDKICRAILEEQLNKFSFDYVIRDSGCVDFQGPVSENDYLKLHETLSRYGIEIIDNKKSVLVQKVKSLITNMIENCDSPLTKISVYLAEEMGENYRTLSQIFTEVCHLTIEQFIILHKIERVKQLLTTEEMSLTEISHLMNYSSVAHLSNQFKNSTGLSPSTFQRLAQKRRSFHLQT; encoded by the coding sequence ATGAATCTCTACCTTAAATACAATTTTGACAAAATATGCCGTGCGATACTCGAGGAGCAATTAAATAAATTCAGTTTCGATTATGTAATACGCGACAGCGGCTGTGTTGATTTTCAGGGACCTGTTTCGGAAAATGATTACCTGAAACTTCATGAAACTCTTAGCAGGTATGGTATTGAGATTATAGACAACAAAAAATCAGTGCTGGTACAAAAGGTAAAAAGCCTGATAACCAATATGATTGAAAACTGCGACTCGCCTTTAACCAAAATATCGGTTTACCTGGCTGAAGAAATGGGCGAAAATTACCGCACTCTTTCACAAATATTTACCGAAGTATGCCACCTTACTATTGAGCAATTTATTATACTGCACAAGATTGAGCGTGTAAAGCAACTGCTTACAACTGAAGAGATGTCGCTTACCGAAATATCGCACCTGATGAACTACAGCAGCGTGGCACATCTTTCAAATCAGTTTAAAAACAGTACGGGATTGTCACCAAGCACCTTCCAGAGGCTTGCGCAGAAAAGAAGGAGTTTTCACCTGCAAACATAA